The following proteins are co-located in the Rhinoderma darwinii isolate aRhiDar2 unplaced genomic scaffold, aRhiDar2.hap1 Scaffold_543, whole genome shotgun sequence genome:
- the DRC5 gene encoding dynein regulatory complex subunit 5, protein MKRDVSLTASALLFIMPDSPLVGKVSASEPSPVHQRNAACDLRKMRRIITEDYSWSLAMVPLLSDLSLQHIIHNFEHNPILEKLLPKHRSRVLERLSTALPLPVTANLISHEDYWRRCGTERWPSCDISHYGHSWKRLYFERHLENLIERFIPDLTDPEPICNAAELSKNYVRRLEIRQLLPPVKVEKRKEDEAEDVSDSGSEAGAESPSVDHFDLNLIAASLCDLHELHLVYGVRGCGMNFEWNLFRFTDRDCALLANTLRTFKNLKVFRLHRSEVDDQKVRVLIRSLLHHPTLVHLDLSHNQICDRGARAVGKLLNQSQLQILNLCNNKIRAPGAQAIAHALTKNNTLRILNLRLNHMGDEGGQALCNALLQNTSLEVLHIGSNELSEATATVLTHVLSHNASLKSVNISCNRIGLDGGKQLLEGMSENKTMLEFDLRLTDVGQESEFYMNQVLRGNQERSRVQAQQTQLFTSILD, encoded by the exons GGATGTGTCACTGACCGCCTCTGCTCTACTCTTCATCATGCCGGACTCTCCATTGGTTGGGAAGGTTTCGGCCTCTGAGCCATCACCTGTTCATCAGAGGAATGCGGCCTGTGACCTGAGGAAGATGCGGCGGATCATCACTGAGGATTACAGCTGGTCCTTGGCCATGGTCCCCCTGCTCAGCGACCTCTCTCTACAGCACATTATCCACAACTTTGAGC ACAATCCCATCTTGGAAAAGCTTCTTCCCAAGCACAGATCGCGGGTCCTGGAGCGGCTCTCCACCGCGCTGCCCCTGCCAGTGACTGCCAACCTGATCAGCCATGAGGATTACTGGAGGCGCTGCGGCACGGAGCGCTGGCCTTCCTGCGACATCTCCCACTACGGCCACAGCTGGAAGAGGCTTTACTTTGAGAGACACCTGGAGAACCTCATTGAGCGCTTTATCCCGGACCTGACAGACCCAGAACCCATCTGTAACGCGGCAGAACTCAGCAAGAACTATGTGAGAAGACTGGAGATCCGGCAGCTGCTCCCGCCGGTGAAGGTGGAGAAGAGGAAGGAGGACGAGGCTGAGGACGTGTCGGACTCCGGCAGTGAGGCCGGTGCGGAGTCACCCTCCGTGGACCACTTCGATCTGAACCTTATTGCCGCTTCCCTGTGTGACCTGCACGAGTTGCACCTGGTCTACGGAGTGAGGGGTTGCGGCATGAACTTTGAGTGGAACCTTTTCAGGTTCACTGATCGGGACTGTGCGTTGCTCGCCAACACGCTCAGGACATTCAAGAACCTGaag GTGTTCAGGCTGCACAGGAGTGAGGTTGATGACCAGAAGGTTCGTGTTCTGATCAGGAGTCTTCTCCACCACCCGACCCTGGTTCACCTTGACCTCTCACACAACCAGATCTGCGACAGAGGGGCCCGTGCAGTTGGGAAGCTGCTCAACCAAAGCCAACTCCAGATCCTGAACCTGTGCAACAACAAGATCCGGGCGCCCGGGGCGCAGGCCATCGCTCACGCCCTCACCAAGAACAACACCCTCCGGATCCTGAATCTACGGCTCAACCACATGGGGGACGAGGGTGGGCAGGCTCTGTGCAATGCTCTGCTGCAGAACACCAGCCTGGAGGTGCTTCATATCGGCAGCAATGAGTTGTCTGAAGCCACGGCGACCGTCCTCACACACGTCCTCTCCCACAACGCATCGTTAAAGAGCGTCAACATCTCCTGCAACCGCATCGGCCTG GATGGCGGGAAGCAGCTCCTGGAAGGAATGTCTGAGAACAAGACGATGTTGGAGTTTGATCTTCGTCTGACGGACGTGGGGCAGGAGAGTGAGTTCTACATGAATCAGGTTCTAAGGGGTAATCAGGAGCGCAGCCGGGTCCAGGCCCAGCAGACACAGTTGTTCACATCAATATTGGATTAG
- the TMEM151B gene encoding transmembrane protein 151B, with protein sequence MSPPASAASESSTGSVPQESTDAARELQRPVKQSLSKSLCRESHWKCLLLSLLIYGCMGAMTWCHVTKVTRLTFDSAYKGNSMMYHDSPCSNGYIYIPLAFLVMLYVVYLVECWHCYTRNELQYKVDVESVQERVQRMQQATPCIWWKAISYHYVRRTRQVTRYRNGDAYTTTQVYHERVNTHVAESEFDYNNCGVKDVSKDLTDLDSYPVTRLRFTKCFSFANVESENSYLTQRARFFTENEGLDDYMEAREGMHLKNVDFKEYMVAFSDPDNIPWYVSHYIFWVAALLTLSWPLRVLNEYRTSCVHYHVEKLFGFDFTPVTPADDRTICQRMPRVNTIDSTELEWHIRSNQQLVPSYSEAVLMDLVGISSGYTSCTYTRGYRQNCERCHRTMSSSSIFSRSALSICNGSPRIPFSSSRFSLGRLYGSRRSCLWQSRSESLNEQSCPTEQTRLSSQVTVEEEEPPPYQDALYFPILIVHRNEGCTNHDHRRLHRNGSCVETSL encoded by the coding sequence CAAAGGCCGGTGAAGCAGTCACTCAGCAAGTCCCTATGCCGTGAATCTCATTGGAAATGTCTCCTGTTGTCTCTCCTCATCTATGGCTGCATGGGTGCCATGACCTGGTGCCATGTTACCAAAGTCACTCGCTTGACCTTTGACAGTGCCTATAAGGGTAACTCCATGATGTATCACGACAGTCCCTGCTCCAACGGCTACATCTACATCCCCCTGGCCTTCCTCGTTATGCTGTATGTGGTCTACCTGGTGGAGTGCTGGCACTGTTACACACGAAATGAGCTGCAATATAAAGTGGATGTTGAGAGTGTACAGGAACGAGTGCAGAGGATGCAGCAGGCGACACCATGCATCTGGTGGAAGGCTATCAGCTACCATTATGTACGCAGGACTCGTCAGGTAACTCGTTATCGAAATGGAGATGCGTACACCACTACCCAAGTCTACCACGAGCGTGTCAATACTCATGTGGCGGAATCAGAGTTTGACTACAACAACTGTGGAGTGAAAGACGTCTCCAAAGACCTGACTGACTTAGACAGCTATCCAGTCACACGGCTAAGGTTCACCAAATGCTTCAGTTTTGCGAATGTGGAGTCAGAAAACTCATACTTGACCCAGAGGGCAAGGTTTTTCACAGAGAATGAGGGTTTGGATGACTACATGGAGGCTCGAGAAGGCATGCACCTAAAAAATGTGGACTTCAAGGAATACATGGTTGCGTTTTCTGATCCGGATAACATTCCATGGTACGTGTCCCACTACATCTTCTGGGTGGCAGCTCTCCTAACGCTGTCCTGGCCACTAAGGGTTCTCAATGAGTACCGCACTTCGTGTGTTCACTACCATGTAGAAAAGCTCTTTGGCTTCGACTTTACGCCAGTGACACCGGCTGATGATCGTACCATATGCCAAAGAATGCCACGTGTTAACACAATCGACAGTACAGAGCTGGAGTGGCACATACGGTCCAATCAGCAACTGGTGCCCAGCTACTCTGAGGCTGTTCTGATGGATCTAGTGGGCATCTCTTCAGGTTATACATCCTGCACGTACACTCGTGGTTATCGCCAGAACTGTGAGCGGTGTCATCGCACTATGAGCAGCTCTTCCATTTTTTCCCGTAGTGCCCTCAGTATCTGTAATGGCAGTCCCAGAATCCCCTTCAGCAGCAGTCGCTTCTCTCTGGGACGTTTATATGGATCTCGCCGGAGTTGTTTGTGGCAGAGCCGCAGTGAAAGCCTCAATGAGCAGAGTTGTCCAACAGAACAGACCCGGCTGTCCAGCCAGGTGACTGTGGAGGAGGAGGAACCTCCACCATACCAAGACGCTCTCTACTTCCCCATCCTCATTGTCCATCGTAATGAAGGCTGTACAAACCACGACCACCGACGTCTCCACCGTAACGGCTCTTGTGTAGAAACATCACTGTGA
- the LOC142722931 gene encoding uncharacterized protein LOC142722931, giving the protein MQNTPQVEPHKYYGVFASVKNTKRQELLKADSERQELLKADSERQELLKADSERQELLQADSERQELLQADSERQELLQADSERQELLQADSERQELLQADSERQELLQVDSERQKLLQADSERQELLQADSERQELLQADSERQELLQADSERQELLQANSERQELLQVDSERQKLLKDSERQELLQADSERQELLQADSERQKLLQADSERQKLLQAESKRPELLQADSERKDILQTDSQRQDLLHADSEELLQADSERQKLLQADSERKNLLQAESKRPELLQADSERKDILQTDSQRQDLLHADSEELLQADRERQKLLQADSKRKKLLQADSERQELLQWDSIRQELLQADSERKELLQVPVRGRSFYRQTMKSGSYYRQTARGSSYYRWTLKGRSCYQQTVGGRSYDRCTVRGRSYYRRTVSGRRYYKRTVRGRRYRRTVRGYYSWQ; this is encoded by the exons ATGCAAAACACCCCACAGGTGGAACCTCATAAATACTATGGCGTCTTTGCATCTGTGAAGAACACGAAA AGGCAAGAGCTACTAAAGGCGGACAGTGAGAGGCAGGAGCTACTAAAGGCGGACAGTGAGAGGCAAGAGCTACTAAAGGCGGACAGTGAGAGGCAGGAGCTACTACAGGCGGACAGTGAGAGGCAGGAGCTACTACAGGCGGACAGTGAGAGGCAGGAGCTACTACAGGCGGACAGTGAGAGGCAGGAGCTACTACAGGCGGACAGTGAGAGGCAGGAGCTACTACAAGCGGACAGTGAGAGGCAGGAGCTACTACAGGTGGACAGTGAGAGGCAGAAGCTACTACAGGCGGACAGTGAGAGGCAGGAGCTACTACAGGCGGACAGTGAGAGGCAGGAGCTACTACAGGCGGACAGTGAGAGGCAGGAGCTACTACAGGCGGACAGTGAGAGGCAGGAGCTATTACAGGCTAACAGTGAGAGGCAGGAGCTACTACAGGTGGACAGTGAGAGGCAGAAGCTACTAAAAGACAGTGAAAGGCAGGAGCTGCTACAAGCGGACAGTGAGAGGCAAGAGCTACTACAAGCGGACAGTGAGAGGCAGAAGCTACTACAGGCGGACAGTGAGAGGCAGAAGCTACTACAGGCGGAGAGTAAGAGGCCTGAGCTACTACAAGCAGACAGTGAGAGGAAGGACATACTACAGACAGACAGTCAGAGGCAGGATCTATTACATGCAGATAGTGAGGAGCTACTACAGGCGGACAGTGAGAGGCAGAAGCTACTACAGGCGGACAGTGAGAGGAAGAACCTACTACAGGCGGAGAGTAAGAGGCCTGAGCTACTACAAGCAGACAGTGAGAGGAAGGACATACTACAGACAGACAGTCAGAGGCAGGATCTATTACATGCAGATAGTGAGGAGCTACTACAGGCGGACAGAGAGAGGCAGAAGCTACTACAGGCGGACAGTAAGAGGAAGAAGCTACTACAGGCGGACAGTGAAAGGCAGGAGCTGCTACAGTGGGACAGTATAAGGCAGGAGCTACTACAAGCGGACAGTGAGAGGAAGGAGCTATTACAGGTGCCAGTAAGAGGCAGGAGCTTCTACAGGCAGACAATGAAAAGCGGGAGCTACTACAGGCAGACAGCGAGAGGAAGTAGCTACTATAGGTGGACATTGAAGGGCAGGAGCTGCTACCAGCAGACAGTGGGAGGAAGGAGCTATGACAGGTGCACAGTGAGAGGCAGGAGCTATTACAGGAGGACAGTAAGTGGCAGGCGCTACTACAAGCGGACAGTGAGAGGAAGGAGATACAGACGGACAGTGAGAGGCTATTATAGCTGGCAGTGA